The following coding sequences lie in one Eschrichtius robustus isolate mEscRob2 chromosome 17, mEscRob2.pri, whole genome shotgun sequence genomic window:
- the ZNF696 gene encoding LOW QUALITY PROTEIN: zinc finger protein 696 (The sequence of the model RefSeq protein was modified relative to this genomic sequence to represent the inferred CDS: deleted 1 base in 1 codon), with amino-acid sequence MLIRSFIIIKKKCKYIEIFPDIRGPTKGAGWFLVELRPQRAGNRQVSHYWCFCRKQQAEPQPGSTERHREATLMDTCTAFLAQAPSGGPASCYAASVAEKGAQSPGLMPRQATLEERGRRGQAVPGLLRGPPQALRFPDPCGNEEAGERPRDSPRGPVVHEETGGQNGHEDSVSGSEVTLNAASTANRRSHWKGQPYRCSTCDRSFKCYSDVVKHQSIHSGEKPYECSDCGKAFIHSSHVVRHQRIHNGEKPYVCKECGKAFSQSFNLIRHQRIHTGEKPYECAECGRSFSQRSDAIKHQRIHTGERLYECSECGKTFIHSSNVVRHQRIHHGENPYECKECGKAFSQSSNLIQHQRVHTGEKPYACQECGRAFSRSSFLSEHRRIHTGEKPYECGECGRAFRALSGFFRHQRIHSGEKPFHCARCGRAFRLSFHLIQHQRVHGTE; translated from the exons ATGCTCATAAG aTCTTTTATCATTatcaagaaaaaatgtaaatacatagAAATTTTTCCAGACATCCGAGGACCGACTAAAGGTGCTGGTTGGTTCCTGGTGGAGCTGAGACCACAGCGGGCAGGTAACAG gCAGGTGTCCCACTACTGGTGTTTCTGCAGGAAGCAGCAAGCAGAGCCCCAGCCTGGGTCCACAGAACGCCACAGAGAG GCTACCCTGATGGACACATGCACAG CTTTTCTAGCACAGGCACCGAGTGGTGGCCCGGCTTCCTGCTACGCTGCTTCGGTGGCTGAGAAAGGGGCTCAGAGCCCAGGGCTGATGCCACGGCAGGCAACCTTAGAAGAAAGGGGACGCCGTGGACAGGCTGTGCCAGGACTGTTACGGGGGCCTCCCCAGGCACTGCGGTTTCCAGACCCTTGTGGGAATGAGGAAGCTGGAGAGAGGCCCAGAGATTCCCCTCGGGGACCAGTTGTTCATGAGGAAACTGGAGGGCAGAATGGCCATGAGGACAGTGTGTCCGGGTCAGAGGTCACCCTGAATGCAGCCTCCACGGCCAATAGGAGAAGCCACTGGAAAGGACAGCCTTACCGATGCAGCACTTGCGACAGGAGCTTCAAATGCTATTCGGATGTGGTGAAACACCAGAGCATTCACTCTGGGGAGAAACCCTACGAGTGCAGCGACTGTGGGAAGGCCTTCATCCACAGCTCCCACGTCGTCAGGCACCAGCGCATTCATAATGGGGAGAAGCCTTACGTTTGTAAggagtgtgggaaagccttcagccAGAGCTTCAACCTCATTAGACACCAGAGAATCCACACGGGAGAGAAGCCCTATGAATGTGCTGAGTGTGGCAGGTCCTTCAGTCAGAGGTCAGACGCCATTAAGCACCAGAGAATTCACACTGGTGAGCGGCTGTATGAATGCAGCGAGTGTGGGAAAACCTTCATCCACAGCTCAAACGTCGTCCGGCACCAGAGAATTCACCACGGAGAGAATCCTTACGAATGCAAagagtgtgggaaagccttcagccAGAGCTCCAACCTCATTCAGCACCAGCGGGTCCACACCGGGGAGAAGCCCTATGCCTGCCAGGAGTGTGGGCGCGCCTTCAGCCGCAGCTCCTTCCTCAGCGAGCACCGGCGCATCCACACTGGGGAGAAGCCCTACGAGTGTGGCGAGTGCGGCCGTGCCTTCAGGGCCCTGTCGGGCTTCTTCCGGCACCAGAGGATCCACTCTGGGGAGAAGCCTTTCCACTGTGCCAGGTGTGGCAGGGCCTTCCGCCTGAGCTTTCATCTCATCCAGCACCAGCGAGTTCACGGCACGGAGTGA